DNA from Micromonospora nigra:
CTCGTCGTCGTCGCGCTGCTCTGCAGCTTCCCCGGCCAGGGCGCACAGGACCAGGGTGACCCACTTGTCCGAGATCCGGTCTAGCAGTTGCCGGCTCGGGCAGACCGCCAGGAAGGCGTTGTACTGCTGCGCAGCGGTGCGCTTCGCCTCCTCCGTCGCCAGCTCCGCGGTCCGGGCGGTCGGGCGAGACGGTGTCATCGCGGTCATGCTGCCCCCAGGCGTAAGGGGTGCGTAACGCACCTGAAAGTGCCTACTTCCCGATGGAGAGCAGGGGTGTCAGTCTCTTCCATGCCGCCTCGCGGCGCTAGTACCGCGACCGCGGTCATTGAGACGAACACCCAGACCAACACCGGGAAAGGCCTACCGTGAGAACCACCTCCACCAGCGACGCCAGCGGCTCTACCAGCGACAGCATCGGCTCCATCCCCACTGCTCTGCCTGGCGGCACCTGGACTCTGGGTGATCGCGAGGTCACCCGCTTCGGCTACGGCGCGATGCAGCTGGCCGGGCCCTGGGTCATGGGCCCCCCGGCCGACCACGACGGCGCCCTGGCCGTCCTGCGCGCCGTCGTACGGGCCGGCATCACCCACATCGACACCTCCGACGCCTACGGCCCCCGGGTCACCAACGACCTCATCCGTGAGGCCCTGCACCCCTACCCGCGGTCGCTGTTCATCGCCACCAAGGTCGGTGCGAACCGCGACGCGCGGGGCGGCTGGCCCACCGCCCGCCGACCCGAAGACCTGCGCCGCCAGGTCCAGGACAACCTGCAGGCCCTGGGAGTGGACGTGCTGGACCTGGTGAACATGCGCATGGGCGACGCCAACGGCCCCCAGGACGGCTCGATCGCCGAATCCTTCGAGACCCTCGCCCAGCTGCAGCAGGACGGCCTGATCCGTCACCTGGGGGTCAGCAACGTCACCGCCGAGCAGGTCGCCGAGGCCCGGGGCATCGCGCCGATCGTGTGCGTGCAGAACATGTACAACCTCGCCGTCCGTCACGACGACGACCTGATCGACGACCTGGCTCGCGACGGCATCGCCTACGTTCCCTTCTTCCCCCTGGGCGGGTTCACCCCCCTGCAGTCCGAGGCGCTGTCGGCGGTGGCGCAGCGGCTGTCGGCCACGCCGATGGCGGTGGCGTTGAGCTGGCTGCTGCAGCGTTCGGCGAACGTGCTGCTGATTCCGGGGACGAAGTCGGTGACGCACCTGCGCGAGAACATCTCCGGCGCAGCCACCGTCTTGTCCGCACAGGACGTGGCCGAGCTGGACACCATCGGACGCTGAACCGTCCCGGCGAACGGTGCCAGCCCTCGCTGGGCCGTTGCTGAGCGTCGTCCCGGTCGAGGCGGGAGGTGGAGGAGTGCCTTCAGCTCTCGCCTCGGTCAGCGGCCCTGAAGGGCGTCCAGGGCGATCGCCATGGCGATGACCACCCGGCGGTCGATCTGCGGGTTGTGGATCTCGACGACGTAGCGGTCGCGCAGGCCCCACTGCTTGATGACGGAGAAGACCGGCTGGCCGCCGGCGACGAAGTCGAAGTGGTACGGCAGCCAGGACAACGAATCCACGAACCGGCGCAGGATCGCCACCGGCATGCTGCGCTCCTGGCCGGTGGCCTGGGGCAGGCCGGGCTGCTCCACGTACCAGGTGGAGCGCAGCAGGGACTGCGCGAAGTCCTTACGGAACAGGCCGATGGGGTTGCCGGCGTGGTCGGTGACGTCGTACGTGGCGCCGAGGTCGAGCCGCTGGCGGGCCTTGAACCCGAGCAGCGGCTGCTGCTTCGAGTCGTCGGCGTAGATGGTCACCTGCTCCTTGAACGCGAGCCGCTTCTGCTGCGCGAACGCCAACAGTCCCGCCTCGGAGCCGTCGGGGCCGACAGCGTGGACCTCGTACTGGTTGACCATGAGCCGCAGCCGCTGCCGGATGTGGAAGCGTTGCTGGGCCTGCAAGGCGTCGAGCTGCATGCAATCTCCTCAGATGTGGTGGGCCGGAGTCTCGCACAGCCGTACCCGTCCCTGCCCGGCCACCACGACCGGCCACCCGATCGGCCACGGCGGTCCGGCCACCACCGCCGCTGCCGGCGGGAGCGGCCCGGCCGCGCCGGCCGGGGTCGAGCCGACCGGGTCGAGCCGACCGGGTCGAGCCGACCGGGTCGAGTCGACCACGTCTGCCCCGCCGGCTCGGCCCCGACGGGTCAGCGGACGCCGTCGACGGCGGCGCGGTGCGCCCAGCCACTGATGAGATGCTGGATGCCGAGGAGCCGTTCGTTGATCTGGTCCAGCCGTTCCGCCTGGGCCAGCGTGGCGAGCGCCGTGCCGAGCGCGATCTGCTGGTCGGGGGTGAGGTTCTCCTGGTCGATCATGTAGAGCAGGTCGACGGCCTCGGCGATGGTGTCGGCCACAACTCCTCCTCCGGCGGGCGCGGGTCACACGGCTACAGCGGTCAGCAACACGGGACGCTTCGATGGAAGCGCTCCCATACTGTGCCCCGCCGGAGCGGGTTTCATGCAGGGGATCCCTGGGCCGCACCGTCGGTCGGCAGGTGCGCCAACACCACGTCGAGCACCCGGACGGCGTCCGCCTTGGAAAGCGGGTTGTTGCCGTTGCCGCACTTCGGTGACTGCACGCACGACGGGCAGCCCGTCTCACAGCCGCACTCGGCGATCGCGTCCCGGGTGGCCCGCAGCCAGGTCGACGCCGTGCCGTACGCCCGCTCGGCGAAGCCCGCCCCACCGGGATGCCCGTCGTACACGAAGACCGTCGGGGCCTCGGTGTCCGGGTGGGCGGCCGTGGACAGTCCGCCGATGTCCCACCGGTCGCAGGTGGCCGTGAGCGGCAGCAGCCCGATCGCGGCGTGCTCGGCGGCGTGCAGGGCCCCCGGCACGTCGGCCGGGTCGACCCCGGCGGCGGTGAGCGACTCCGGCGACAGGGTGAACCAGACCGCCACCGTGCGCAGCTCCCGCGCCGGCAGCTCCAGCGGTCGGGTGTCGATGACCTCGCCCGTGGCGATCCGCCGCCGCTGGTACGACACGACCTGACTGGTCACGTCGACCTCGCCGAGGAACAACCCGACCGGCCCGGCGTCGACGTACGAGCGCACCGACACCACCGACAGCGAGGTCACGTCGCGGGCGTGGGTGGACCAGTCCGGCTCCTCCGGATGCACCAGCGCGCACCCGTCGTCGAGGTCGAGCGAGTCGACGACGTACGACACGCCCTGATGCAGGTAGACCGCGCCGGTGTGCAGCAGGAAGTGCGACGAGCCGCCGTCGACGGTGCCGAGCAGCCGGCCGGTTGCCGACTCGACCACACAGACCGGGGCGCCGCCCTCGCCGCGCAGGTCGACCTCGGGCCGCTCCCGGTGCCGCCAGTACCAGCCGGTGGGCCGCTGCCGCAGCGCCCCCGCCTCGACCAGCGCGTCGACCGCCTCCTTCGCCCCGTCCCCGAACAGGGTCAGGTCGGCAGGGGTCAGCGGTGCCTCGGCCGCCGCGCAGGCCAGTTGAGGGCCCAGCACGTACGGGTTGGCCGGGTCGAGCACGGTGGCCTCCACCGGCGCCCCGAACACCGCCTCCGGATGGTGCACCAGATAGGTGTCGAGGGGATCGTCCCGGGCCACCAGCACGGCGAGTGCCTCCTGCCCGGAGCGGCCGGCCCGGCCGGCCTGCTGCCACAGCGACGCCCGGGTGCCCGGGTATCCGCAGACCAGCACCGCGTCGAGGCCCACCAGGTCGACACCCAACTCCAGGGCGTTGGTCGAGGCCAGCCCGAGCAGGTCGCCGTGCAGCAACGCCCGTTCCAACCCGCGCCGCTCCTCGCGCAGGTAGCCGGCCCGGTAGGCGGCCACCCGGTCGCCGAGCCCCGGCACGGCCTCGTCCAGCGCCCGGCGGGCGGTCGACGCCACCACCTCGGCGCCGCGCCGGGACCGGACGAAGGCCAGGGTGCGCACCCCCGCGGCGACGGTGTCGGCCAGCAGGTCGGCGGTCTCCCGCAGGGCCGACCGCCGGACCTGGGCGAGGTCCGGCTCCGGGTGCGCGTCCGAGGTGGCGGGCAGCAGCGGCGGTTCCCACAGCGCGAAGGTCACCCCGCCGCGCGGCGAGGCGTCCTCGGTGACGGCGACCACGGGCAGGCCGGTGAGCCGCCCCGCCGCCGCGGCCGGGTCCCCCGACGTGGCCGAGGCCAGCACGAACGTCGGCGTACGCCCGTAGCGGGCGCACTGTCGACGCAGCCGGCGCAGCACGTGTGCCACGTGGGAGCCGAACACGCCCCGGTAGACGTGGCACTCGTCGACGATCACGTACGCCAGCCGGCGCAGGAAGCCGGACCACTGGGCGTGTCCGGGCAGGACGCCGTGGTGCAGCATGTCCGGGTTGGTCAGCACGAAGCGGGAGTGTCGCCGGATCCACTCCCGCTCGGCGCGCGGAGTGTCCCCGTCGTAGCAG
Protein-coding regions in this window:
- a CDS encoding aldo/keto reductase family oxidoreductase, giving the protein MPTALPGGTWTLGDREVTRFGYGAMQLAGPWVMGPPADHDGALAVLRAVVRAGITHIDTSDAYGPRVTNDLIREALHPYPRSLFIATKVGANRDARGGWPTARRPEDLRRQVQDNLQALGVDVLDLVNMRMGDANGPQDGSIAESFETLAQLQQDGLIRHLGVSNVTAEQVAEARGIAPIVCVQNMYNLAVRHDDDLIDDLARDGIAYVPFFPLGGFTPLQSEALSAVAQRLSATPMAVALSWLLQRSANVLLIPGTKSVTHLRENISGAATVLSAQDVAELDTIGR
- a CDS encoding DEAD/DEAH box helicase; translated protein: MTSAATVSAGPGPERQQVATPGELLRRLRQRHPVDPVTHVERVPARPGVPAPWPDWAPDELRGAFARRGVVAPWRHQAEAAGLAYDGRHIVVATGTASGKSLAYQLPALATVLADPRATVLYLAPTKALAADQLRAVADLDLDGVRPACYDGDTPRAEREWIRRHSRFVLTNPDMLHHGVLPGHAQWSGFLRRLAYVIVDECHVYRGVFGSHVAHVLRRLRRQCARYGRTPTFVLASATSGDPAAAAGRLTGLPVVAVTEDASPRGGVTFALWEPPLLPATSDAHPEPDLAQVRRSALRETADLLADTVAAGVRTLAFVRSRRGAEVVASTARRALDEAVPGLGDRVAAYRAGYLREERRGLERALLHGDLLGLASTNALELGVDLVGLDAVLVCGYPGTRASLWQQAGRAGRSGQEALAVLVARDDPLDTYLVHHPEAVFGAPVEATVLDPANPYVLGPQLACAAAEAPLTPADLTLFGDGAKEAVDALVEAGALRQRPTGWYWRHRERPEVDLRGEGGAPVCVVESATGRLLGTVDGGSSHFLLHTGAVYLHQGVSYVVDSLDLDDGCALVHPEEPDWSTHARDVTSLSVVSVRSYVDAGPVGLFLGEVDVTSQVVSYQRRRIATGEVIDTRPLELPARELRTVAVWFTLSPESLTAAGVDPADVPGALHAAEHAAIGLLPLTATCDRWDIGGLSTAAHPDTEAPTVFVYDGHPGGAGFAERAYGTASTWLRATRDAIAECGCETGCPSCVQSPKCGNGNNPLSKADAVRVLDVVLAHLPTDGAAQGSPA